A single genomic interval of Malania oleifera isolate guangnan ecotype guangnan chromosome 11, ASM2987363v1, whole genome shotgun sequence harbors:
- the LOC131168692 gene encoding uncharacterized protein At5g39865 has translation MGCSASRPSTLVAEISEQPSSSSSSSSSSSCSHVSSQQSPVPVTRTFSLPTPLVHHPPLCKGDTHHLVSLTSTTYGSLLLLNPTNPNPSLSGQDRSPSPSRCVAGKTLSATDPKESLSPDSVINTWELMDGLDDLDLGSEQIEPLKKPTSFQPQNRNVSVEKLCDSFESAKFSDLPEKPPSKPLWKHLSEESMLAKMDANVVSSYLRALSSRQFGFKQSKPSRSVPSSTLPSPFSINRFHLPGAEDRIVLYFTSLRGIRKTHEDCSSVRMILRGFRVAVDERDISMDSAYRKELQSAVGGKMVSLPQVFIRGKHIGGADEIKQLHELGELQKLLEGFPVRDPKFVCEGCGDARFMPCPNCNGSRKVFEEEEEQLKRCPECNENGLVRCPGCCS, from the coding sequence ATGGGTTGCTCTGCTTCAAGACCCAGCACGCTTGTCGCGGAAATCAGTGAGCaaccctcttcttcttcttcttcctcctcctcttcttcttgttCGCATGTTTCTTCACAGCAGTCTCCAGTACCAGTCACCAGAACATTTTCTCTTCCGACGCCTCTAGTCCACCACCCGCCCCTCTGCAAAGGCGACACCCATCACCTTGTTTCCCTCACCTCCACCACCTACGGTTCTCTCCTCCTCCTCAACcccacaaaccctaaccctagctTGAGCGGGCAGGACCGTTCTCCGTCTCCATCCCGCTGCGTCGCCGGCAAAACCCTATCCGCGACAGACCCAAAAGAGTCCTTGTCTCCAGACTCTGTCATCAACACTTGGGAACTCATGGATGGCCTCGACGACCTCGATTTAGGTTCGGAGCAGATTGAACCCCTGAAGAAACCCACTTCGTTTCAGCCTCAGAATCGTAATGTGTCTGTGGAGAAACTCTGCGATTCGTTTGAATCGGCGAAATTTTCAGATTTGCCGGAGAAACCACCGTCGAAGCCATTGTGGAAGCACTTGTCCGAGGAATCCATGCTTGCGAAGATGGACGCAAACGTGGTTTCGAGTTATCTGCGAGCATTGTCGTCCAGGCAATTCGGGTTTAAGCAGTCTAAACCAAGTAGATCAGTGCCGTCTTCTACTTTGCCTTCTCCATTTTCCATTAACCGGTTTCATTTGCCCGGTGCAGAAGATAGAATTGTTTTGTACTTCACTAGCTTGAGAGGAATTAGGAAGACTCATGAAGATTGTAGTTCAGTTCGGATGATCCTCAGGGGATTTCGAGTTGCAGTAGATGAGAGGGATATTTCAATGGATTCGGCATATAGAAAGGAATTGCAGAGTGCGGTTGGAGGGAAAATGGTGAGCTTGCCGCAGGTGTTTATTAGGGGGAAGCATATTGGAGGTGCAGATGAGATTAAACAACTTCATGAGCTTGGAGAATTGCAGAAACTTTTGGAAGGATTTCCGGTTCGGGATCCAAAATTTGTTTGTGAGGGCTGTGGGGATGCAAGATTCATGCCATGCCCAAATTGTAATGGTAGTCGAAAGGTGTtcgaggaagaagaagaacaattgAAAAGATGCCCTGAATGCAATGAGAACGGTTTGGTTCGGTGCCCCGGGTGCTGCTCCTGA